The nucleotide sequence ACTAAAGGAATCGGCTTGTAGATTTTCTCGAAGTACATGTTCAGAAAGTCCTACACAATCAAAtccacaacttaaaaaaaaaagagcaagaaAACAGAACATAACAAGTACGACTACTAACTTTTTCTTTCTTACCTGTTCAGCGAAAGGAGTCGGAGGAGTGATCTTTAAGGTTCTTAGCAGATCCTCGTAAGTATCTAGACCAGGTTCGAACACGAACATCCCGGCGTTGAAGTAAAGAGACGGTGGTTCACCAAGCTCTTCCTTCGGCCACTGGACTTTCTCAGGGCATTGTTGGCAGTATCCGATCTTGTATTGCGGCGTGTGGCTCCACGTTTTCTCGCAGAAACAGTCCATCACCGCGTAGAAATAGCCATCAGGGAGATCAAACAAGTGATCGATGTTCTCGTAGACTTGAATGTCTCCAtccaaatataacattttactATACTCCACAAACTATACATTTACACAACAAAACAGAGCATTAACCATATTTTATAAGTTAGTTATTTTCAAACTAACACAAAAAAGGGTTACTAAAACGACGGCGTATAGTGAATTATAAGTACCTTCCAGATACGGAGTTTGGAGTAGTTGATGACGTAATAAGCCATGGCAAACTGGGTCTGGTTCTCGGGTGGGTAAACGGGTTCGATCTCGCGGACAATGCAACCTTGTTCCACAAGTACACGACGGTGCTCCTCCGGGACGTCTGGTAATATCGCCACGACGAGTGGATACGCCGATTTGACTTTTCTTAGTCCTTTGGCTAAGCCTACGACTCCTTTGACGTAGTCACCGTTTCCAGCTAGAAATGTAACGTATGCTCGATCACCGTGGACTGGTGGTGACGGTTTAGTTATCGTCACGGCGGATTTAACGGTGGTGGTTTGTGTAAGCTCCGGAGCCATGTGAGAAGCACGTGAGTTTGGAAGATTTAGAGTAAATGTGATGAGagaagagtttttgttgttgtcttgTTTTGTGTTTAATGATGTGCTAAACAGGGACTTTTATAAGCGCTAGGATTAGTTGTCATCATGAGTTCTGGAGCGTACACGTGTAAGTTTAAGATCGGACGGTGGTGATTGGCACTTGGTGAGAGTTCTGGAAGTGGGACTAACGGGAAGGTTAGTACGGAAAATGCTAGAAGCAGCTACGCTATTGTGAGAAATAGAAGATTGTTTATTCCCTGTGGCCGGGTGCATTGAATATTCCTGTAGTCCTAAACATACGTTAAGTTAATTCGTCTGAATAATCTAGGCTATGTTTTGTGAAATGGATAATATAGTAAAGAGATGACAGATAAATTAAGCAAAGGAATAAAACTGAAGATAACTTCTCTTTAGGTGCAAGATTAAGAAGCCATGTTATTGTTAGAGCCGGAGACTCATTGGTAAATATGGAAAGAAGTGAGACAACTATGATTTGTTACAAGTCTTTTAATTATTCTTCACTCAGATTGGGCTTCTAGTTAACAAACCGTATCCCTAGAAAAGCCCAAGTGACCAGTAAAGAAAAAGAGAGGGGCTTTGTGCTCTGGTGAGTGTAGAGGCTTAAACCCGTACCTAATGATCTTAAAACCATGTGtacattttaacaaaaaaaagttcaaacgTGTTTTGTGTTGCAAActttgacaaaagaaaataggGTGAGATTAATGAGAGTGTGTCTGCCAAAAGTGTCGGTTGAGGTTGGACTTTTATCTTAATCATCGCCGGTCGTCTTTGATTTTGGTTCCTTTTTATTCATCTGCTTCCATTATCGTTTACTTCACTTTCTCTTTGATTCCTTCCTTCGCAAAGCTTTTCATTTCAGAGAATATATTCCCATTCAGAGTCAACTCCCACATTGTCAACTCCCACAGTGTCCGAATTTAGGCGACATGCATTACATTTACTTCCAATTTTTGAAATTTCACTTTTCACGGTTAATGGAAGAAGACCTCTGACCTTTTTATACTGGAAATGATAGACTCCTACGATTccatttatttttctcttttcttataCTAGTATTTTACTAACTTGTTTTTATGGAGTTTACACACATATCCTCCTAGCATTTTCTGACATATTTATACACACacccttttttttaataaaacactgCACACCCTTTTTATGGaattcctttttctttcttcgaTAATGGTCATGAAACTAGtttgaaagtattttattacttgtgcacaaaaagtattttattactctGAAATATTCCTCCAAAAGAGATGCTAAACCATTACTTTCCATTATCTTTGTGAATATCATTTCACAGGCTCTATCAAAGACTATGTGATACATTGAACTTAAAAAGGATGCAAGTACGTAGACCATACGTATACGTCTATATGGGTGCGTTGATGAGGAAGATGCTAAAATATGGATATTTCCATGGTCATGAGTTCAGAGTTTAGAACCACATGCATGCTTTAAAGTTTAAAGTTCGAACCTCTCACTAGAGGATTCTCCTCTGCGTCATCATCTTTACGCCATCGCTTCTATGACATGCAcaataaataattgtaaataatttatagtttataaatatagattcaaaatatttttcttttctgttaAAGGAGATGTAGACGATacaagttttcataaaaaaaagagaggagatgTACACGAGTACATGACCCAAAACGGATCCATCAACAAGAGATACAAATACAGTCAAATATATTCATTAGCCAATTCCCTTTTAGAGGCTTATCTATTGCATGCCCCTATAATATAcaagtgttttattttgatttcGGGATTGACCTGTATGATAGAGATTTTCGTTGGAGGCTTATGTGTTATGTCGCATCCGATAGGAACTGGACATAACCAGATGACAAAAAGAAAGAGGCTTTGCATATGAATATGACAGAATTTTGAGCGTGTAAGTTAAAAAGATTGTGGGTTCTACTTTTGGTACTTCTTCTGATTCTGATAGATCGTAAACGTCTTTTTATGGCCTTATAGTTATTGAAATAAACAGAAAGTATTATTTCagcaaaataaatcaatatgaaagagagAATAGACACAAAAGACCGACGTCAGTAaggaaaaaaagtttatttgtGGTATCATATAGTTTAATATCCAATGGATGTAACAATTCACTGAGTCGGGGTGCTTCAACAAAAaaacagttggtttcttcaccAAAAGTCTGAGATGCTGATACAACCCTAATCTAACCTATATTCGGATTAAATTGACACGTCATTACTTGTGTGTGTTTTGTCCTAAGCGGAAAGTTAGAAGCAGACAAGTGTCTATTAAATCCATTGAGATCTGATTCACTTCTCAGATACATACACTTAATCGAGAGTGTTGCTTTCCCAAGAACTATGGAGGCTACTATTTATGTGCCTTCGTGTAAATAATACTGTGTTTACTTACTTTActtgaactcctttattttaattcataattttagtattttttcaACCCTCCTTTTTAATCGAGTGGATCGCTCTGATATGTACGCATCAAATATACACGTTAATAATTCTTGTGTTCAAATGTTTTAAGTTAACCCAATATAATGTTCGATCATTAATTAGATGATTCCTATATAGATGTTTGTTTGGAGTTTTTAATgctcttatatattttttttttgggtaaaatatgCTCTTATATTCTTACTTTGATCATgcatgtattaaaatttatataagatcTAATGATTTTTTGGATTGATATGAAACTACATTTGTTCTCAGTTGtctatacatattttaatgttttattatagCGACCATTATTTGTTACAGGTTTAATAACATATCATACAACTTTATCTCAAATATAAGCATTAACCATGTACAATACAGATTATAGtcgttttattaatatattattagtatatgattataatttcagaataaatataagaaaatatggtGTTAAGTATTCACACTGAAATcaatacataattttaaaactatggGTCAATAGACCGGGTGATTGTGGTCGAGTGGTAAGGAGACGGGGCTGAGACACCAACATGTTTCAGGTTCGATCCACCTGCTGCGCGAAACTAAGTCACAATTATCCTGGTCACCCAACACGGATATGGGCCCATGCTTTAGGGCTCATTTGAATATCCGGGGagagggtctatccgtgggctgcACCTTCCCTTGGGGATTAGTCTGGGCCTCTCCATGGGCTTGGGATACCCCcaggttaatcaaaaaaaaaaaaaaaaactatgggtCAATGGCGATCTTTTCTTCCActtgaatttttacaaaaaaaataataatacgaGATTGCACGTACTTTTTACGGCAAACACTGaaagtattattattatcttacGGCAAGTTTTAGCAACAAAACATTTGTTGTATTATTCTTCATACATTTACGTACATAGCTTTATTAATCCCAACGCACGATAAAATgttcaacaaaagaaaaaaagtacgATAAAATGTTGTTGAAAATAACTCAAAATGTCTTACCGTTTGTGTAAATATATATCAGTCGTAGTGATGGACAAAGGAAAGACGTCTCTTTGACTACTCCTCAATCTTAAGACAAAATGTGGTAAAATCCTAAAGCAGCGTCTTTAACTCGCCTAACTCCATTTCTCATTTGACTTTGCTTCAAATGTCAATAGTCCAATGTTATTTAGCTGCACACAAAATTAgtaaattaagatattttttttctttctaatataTACTCAAAGTCCATTCCGTGGTAAACTAGTTTTAAGTACTAAGCCATGTTTAATTGTTTACCGAGTACTTACTTAAAGTGATCTGAAAGTTCTATATGGAAAGCGtgtgtttatttatttgttgAAAAATCAAGATCATTATAGAATAATTGTTTACTCCAAAATTTATATTACTCCAAATTCCGTtgaaaaaatatcaatcaaGTGAAATACTATTTCACTTATTTACTCTAGTTATtattctaaaaagaaaaaacatacacacaattttactttgactttagttaGAGGAAAACAATTtactctatttttctttttcttttttttttgatcaaatttaCTCTATTTTTCCAGCTCTTCTTTTATTCCATATTACTCCTAATAATACCCAGCAAACCCTAGATCATTCTCAATTTCTTaaacataaacatattttttccaCGTCATGCACGAGGGACTACTAGCTTGGTCAGTTTCCTTCCACAATATTCTGGTAAAAATAAAAGCAATAGatacttatatttttactaGTCATTGATTCTACCCCATAGTCTTGTAGGAATAATATCATTCATAAAGAAACTATAGAATATGTTGAAAATGTCACAGATATGGAAACTCAAAagaaatacattaaaaaaaaatcagagactgACGAAATTATTGGAAAACTAAGGTAATCGATAATAGGACATAAATTTATAGTTACAGAAGTGATCTGAGTCTGTTCTAGAGTTTCATCCCTCAAACTATAGGCTGTGAAGCccccgccccccccccccccccccccccttttttttttgtatccttcatataaaaaatgaagaagatgaaatggTGATTAGCAACAATATTTGATTGATAATTCAGAAGTAATCAGTCATTTTAATCCGATTACAAATATACAACAACTTAAGTCTCGCCTACTGTGTGGTACAATCTAGAAACTTTACGAATAGAACTCTTAGAGCACGATTATCGGTGGTGGGAGGAGGGCTCTTACGTGTAGGTCCCACCATCTT is from Brassica napus cultivar Da-Ae chromosome A4, Da-Ae, whole genome shotgun sequence and encodes:
- the LOC106392335 gene encoding galactinol synthase 1-like; protein product: MAPELTQTTTVKSAVTITKPSPPVHGDRAYVTFLAGNGDYVKGVVGLAKGLRKVKSAYPLVVAILPDVPEEHRRVLVEQGCIVREIEPVYPPENQTQFAMAYYVINYSKLRIWKFVEYSKMLYLDGDIQVYENIDHLFDLPDGYFYAVMDCFCEKTWSHTPQYKIGYCQQCPEKVQWPKEELGEPPSLYFNAGMFVFEPGLDTYEDLLRTLKITPPTPFAEQDFLNMYFEKIYKPIPLVYNLVLAMLWRHPENVELDKVKVVHYCAAGSKPWRYTGKEANMEREDIKMLVNKWWDIYNDDSLDYKKSVGDLVEESDVVNLKPFISALTEAGPVKYVTAPSAA